A stretch of DNA from Campylobacter concisus:
GCGTAAGCATCATTCAAACATACAGAAGTCAGTTTGGTGATGTGCTAAATAACGCTGATTTCAATACTCTTTTACAAAAGCTAAACGAAGCTGTTTTGCCTGATCAAAATAAAACTAACCCTTAATGCGACAAATTTTTAAATTTATCATTGCTAAAAACAAGCTTATTATTGCTCTAATTTTAGCTTTAAGCGTAGTTTTTGGCTATCTTAGCACCAAGCTTAGCGTTGATGCGTCAGCTGAAACGCTACTGCTTGAGCATGATCCTGACTTAAAAGCTTATAGAGAGATAGCCAAACGCTACGACTCACCCGGATTTTTAGTGGTCGCCTTTACTCCAAAAGATGATCTTTTTTCATCTAAAAATTTAGAGCTTATTAAAAATTTAGGCGATGAACTAGCTAAAAACGATATGGTAAATAGCGTCATCTCTATAATAAATATTCCGCTTTTAAATAGTGTAAAAGGCGGGATTACGGGTATCTTAGATCATACTCCAACGCTGCAAGATAAAGATATAAATATTTCAAAAGCAAAGCTCGAGTTTGCCAAAAGTCCGATTTACAGCGGAAATTTGATAAGCAAAGATCTAAAAACCACAGCAATTGCTCTAAATTTAAAACAAGATGAGAAATTTAATGAACTTGTAAATGAGAGAAATTTACTTAGCCAAAAAGAGTCAAACGGCACTATCACACAAGCTGAGCGACTTAAGCTAGAGGCTCTTGCCTATGAGTTTAAAGCCTACCGAGATGAGCTTAGAAAAAGTGATCACGAAAACCTTGAGGCCATAAAAGCAACCATAGCTAAATTTAACGCAAATGACGAGCTGTTTTTAGGTGGTGCAAATATGATCGCTGATGATATGATAGGCTTTATAAAGAGCGATCTTTTAGTCTATGGCCTAAGCGTACTTGCTCTTCTTAGCTTTAGTTTATGGCTATTTTTCAGGCAGATTAGATGGATAGTTTTACCGATGTTTATATGTGCCATAAGTGCCATTTTTACGACCGGAATTTTTGGTATATTTGACTGGGAAGTGACGGTCATTAGCTCAAACTACATCGCACTTCAGCTCATCATTACTATTTCAACAGTCATCCATCTAGTCGTTAGCTATAGAGAATTTTTCGCAAAGCATCCAAAATATAGCCAAAATCAGCTAATTTATCTAACGCTTCGTGATAAATTCTCTCCATCTTTTTGGGCGATATTTACCACAGTTATTGGCTTTAGCTCGCTTATGAGTGCTGACATAAAGCCAGTTATCATGCTTGGCATTATGATGAGCACTGGCATTAGCGTTTCGCTTGTGCTTGCGTTTTTGCTATTTGGTGCGATAAATGTAAATTTAGAAAAATTAGCTCCCATTAGAACCTTTGAAAATAGCTTTAAATTTACAAAATACTGCGCGAATTTAGCTCTAAACTCAAGAAAGATTATCTACGTAGTTTGCGCTCTAGTTGTCTGCTTTGGTGTTTATGGTATCAGCAAGATAAAGGTTGAAAATAGCTTCATTGGCTACTTTAAAGAAAGCACAGAAATTCGCCAAGGAATGCAAGTTATTGATACCAAACTTGGTGGCACGATACCTGTTGATGTGATAGTAAAATTTAAAGAGCAAAAAGAAGATAAAAATGCCGAACAAGATGAGTTTGAAAACGAGTTTGAAAGAAATGCAAAGGATGCGAAATACTGGTTTAATAGCTACCATACAAGGGTTGCTGAGAAAATTCACGACTATTTAAAAGAGCAAAAATTTGTTGGACACGTAAGCTCGCTAGCAACTCTAATCAAAGCCATAAAAGAACTAAATAATGGC
This window harbors:
- a CDS encoding efflux RND transporter permease subunit → MRQIFKFIIAKNKLIIALILALSVVFGYLSTKLSVDASAETLLLEHDPDLKAYREIAKRYDSPGFLVVAFTPKDDLFSSKNLELIKNLGDELAKNDMVNSVISIINIPLLNSVKGGITGILDHTPTLQDKDINISKAKLEFAKSPIYSGNLISKDLKTTAIALNLKQDEKFNELVNERNLLSQKESNGTITQAERLKLEALAYEFKAYRDELRKSDHENLEAIKATIAKFNANDELFLGGANMIADDMIGFIKSDLLVYGLSVLALLSFSLWLFFRQIRWIVLPMFICAISAIFTTGIFGIFDWEVTVISSNYIALQLIITISTVIHLVVSYREFFAKHPKYSQNQLIYLTLRDKFSPSFWAIFTTVIGFSSLMSADIKPVIMLGIMMSTGISVSLVLAFLLFGAINVNLEKLAPIRTFENSFKFTKYCANLALNSRKIIYVVCALVVCFGVYGISKIKVENSFIGYFKESTEIRQGMQVIDTKLGGTIPVDVIVKFKEQKEDKNAEQDEFENEFERNAKDAKYWFNSYHTRVAEKIHDYLKEQKFVGHVSSLATLIKAIKELNNGVSDDFLLAAMYEKLPQEYRNILLSPYVSVENNELRFSLRVVDSDEKLRRNEFLKELISGLDELSKNDNVSIEVAGMMVLYNNMLQNLLSSQVDTFGLTVAILFVIFCFVFRSIKLATIAIVSNLIPLCTLFGVMGFFGIPLDVMSITIAAISIGIGVDDIIHYIHRFKEELLTKSVFESIKAAHASIGYAMYYTSFTIFLGFSVMITSNFIPTIYFGLLTDLVMIFMLLGALIILPSLIASFVKKSK